CGCGAACAGCAGGTCCTTTTCCAGTGTTCAGCATACGCATTTGAATATGCGTCTGATCAATTGTACGTCCCATCTGACCGCCAAGCGCGTCGATTTCACGTACCACAATTCCCTTAGCCGGTCCGCCGACTGAAGGGTTACATGGCATAAATGCCACCATATCAAGATTTATTGTTAACATTAGTGTCTTTGCACCCATTCGTGCAGAAGCAAGACCCGCTTCCACACCCGCGTGACCGGCACCAATGACGATTACATCATAATTTCCTGCCTCAAATTTTTTCACCATGATGATGAATGTCCTCCTTTTTAACTGAACCAGTGCCGCTGATTTCCGCTTCAGGCGGATGCTTTCCGCGCGGCGTGCGCTGAGCCTCCTCGAGCTGAAGCTCTGCGGGGTCTCACTTGTCACGCTATTCGCACCGGAGTCCCCGCCTTACGCTCCAATCAGCTATATGCAGTTAAATAGATTGCCTATTTAAGACTGATTCAGGTAAATATATTTTAAAATAAACTACCCTTAAAAAGTTGGGTCAGTTTTATATCAATTGACTGGTTGGAAGAGAAATTCACGCTACCCGGAGCGGAAGGCGGCGACTCCAGCAGGAGAAGTCGGACAGGTGAGACCCCGCAGGAGAAGCCGAGGAGGCTCACCGCCGACCCTGCGGAAAGCGTCCGCCTGAAGCGCAGGGTAGCAGTTATAAAATGATATCTTATTTCCCAAGGCAGAATTGCGAGAATAGCTGATCGATAAGGCTTTCCTGAACGGTGTCTCCGATCATTTCGCCTAGGATCTCCCACGTGCGGCGCAGGTCGATCTGCACCATATCAACAGGTGTACCCATTTCAGCACCCTGAATCGCTTCTTCAATTGCCTGAAGCGCCTGGTGCAGCAGTGCAATGTGACGGCTGTTTGATACATATGTGCCATCACCAAGGTCGACTGAACCATCAAAGAACAGTGATGCAATGGATTCTTCAAGCTCGTCTACACCCTGCTCTTTTAAAAGAGAGGTCGTGACAAGCTTATGATCGCCTGAGAGCTGCTTTACTTCATCTAAATCAATCGCCTGATCCAGATCCGTTTTATTGACGATCACGATCACATCCATACCAGTGACCGCTTCAAACAGCCTGCGATCCTCATCAGACAGCTCTTCACCGTGATTTAACACTAGTAAGATCAGATCTGCTTCTTTTAATACCTGACGGGAGCGCTCCACACCGATCCGTTCAACGATATCCTCAGTTTCACGGATTCCGGCTGTATCGACAAGCTTCAGCGGAACGCCTCTGACATTGACGTATTCTTCAATCACATCACGCGTTGTACCCGGTATATCGGTTACAATCGCTTTGTTTTCCTGTACAAGACTATTTAATAAGGAAGATTTTCCGACATTCGGTCTGCCGATAATCACGGTTGAGAGGCCTTCACGCAGAATTTTCCCCTGTTCCGATGTTCTCAGCAGCTTTTCTATCTCATCGCGCACGTACTGTGATTTTTCCATCATCATATTTAACGTCATTTCTTCAACATCATCATACTCAGGATAATCAATATTTACTTCCACCTGCGCTAAAATCTCCAGAATTTCCTGACGCAGTGACTGGACTAAACGTGATAGTCTTCCCTGCATCTGATTCATCGCGACACTCATTGCACGGTCCGTTTTTGCACGGATCAGATCCATGACGGCCTCTGCCTGTGAAAGGTCGATTCGTCCATTTAAAAAGGCACGCTTCGTGAACTCACCCGGCTCAGCAAGCCTTGC
This region of Jeotgalibacillus malaysiensis genomic DNA includes:
- a CDS encoding tRNA modification GTPase, whose protein sequence is MEFDTIAAISTPMGEGAIAIVRLSGDDAFTIADRVYRSGGKQLQSVPSHTIHYGHIVDPKTDETIEEVMVSVMKGPKTFTREDVVEINCHGGVVSVNRVLQLLLREGARLAEPGEFTKRAFLNGRIDLSQAEAVMDLIRAKTDRAMSVAMNQMQGRLSRLVQSLRQEILEILAQVEVNIDYPEYDDVEEMTLNMMMEKSQYVRDEIEKLLRTSEQGKILREGLSTVIIGRPNVGKSSLLNSLVQENKAIVTDIPGTTRDVIEEYVNVRGVPLKLVDTAGIRETEDIVERIGVERSRQVLKEADLILLVLNHGEELSDEDRRLFEAVTGMDVIVIVNKTDLDQAIDLDEVKQLSGDHKLVTTSLLKEQGVDELEESIASLFFDGSVDLGDGTYVSNSRHIALLHQALQAIEEAIQGAEMGTPVDMVQIDLRRTWEILGEMIGDTVQESLIDQLFSQFCLGK